Proteins found in one Plasmodium sp. gorilla clade G2 genome assembly, chromosome: 14 genomic segment:
- a CDS encoding M1-family alanyl aminopeptidase, putative codes for MKTKQLHLYHLRKNLNLNKNIKPLKYKVHLIFLNLYPHLRYYGYCVIYFLKLSKCNEKKISVYLHGEYLRVLKCFYICPCNIERRIRKEDIYKRNEYIDIYLKHFSLSGLYKLVIWFCFENIEKSIEGIYVSHLSKEGNREEPRNKIRNNNLFLSSLDSVRKNYIQNILERRNKFYFEFENDKNIRKFHFKNICFEDEKNYNYISTFCEFYYLANIFPCLQDNNHKVYFSLSVSFQIKLIDSCSFYNNKIKLDNNIFCEQLYNYMNIEEQYVKTRKKGSNKWVLYNKYQEKKKKNLINKKYLYSNYDRYNILRPSLSVVSNSKIKNVYINKRIVYFESFRRNKKFLIKKLLFHCSNKWKHGKYNNPRLIERKCGYKLRNHFIRNNNKIIKKKEKKNRMITNKYILNNNHNKCYSKKRNKKFLTYKFYNTNKILHYSFCLFVGIYNRIYFKLNGIDIYIYFEKGNNNFEKIRKSYEYFLDLLIYILHMYMKNNIFKREIKKNGFLQLMIVKRYKYAGEENANCLTFLERFILINKKNRLYEIYKCIRILVHEIFHIIWGNSIYIKKTENLWIKEGLARMIEYKLSYMILKRQIRKLKKKNKINNNNNNNINNINNSCSINYLVCTNYRCYNSNYRCYITNYYCCNNYGSCNDYFCCCNHVDCYPCSIRRDMYIIILWNILNSFFYIHIIDTLNTYNHSIHIGYKICDKKEIRIKKQAKKYNHKCDKKYKSYRNKDLKSVLNVKECINRMAYTKTMNYFYNNITYNKGMNIFKMIYILCYPFYNIIMDLLFFTFYNYSITFKKILIFIQFFFYFFDLKPWFLLSSDKYWMKRNNMRKVRVVVIRSKYIKCISRYFKKRKKNIYFSGDNKNILSYRSCIKWEYLKNKKKNYNNIKHKYDLSFYKNEYFENCWSNFLKASFKRYFLQFYKIICTMKNAEYKKKNKQKKNNQEKKIYQKCRYLTNKVTPLYNKTSFLCSLFYARCNIKKALLKSFYERNIFDVILRNYINVVGPPKIFFKYLKEEKKLLIMQRHFYYDNNEGRFIETPILFHIPLIFTFNNKKYKILLNKKYMLIDCVNLQNKTGKKIAKCRINFNLFNKKIKNVRRKRPFLKIQKSDEFRTREKNQNSIFLRYKDGGYFSFHFDDMYTFRFLINGMEGNTYNIYDIHYVFMNIILQYLKSIKTLKEAKRLNSLILRQILEVISVLWKNSNYMSRSIGTAKILFMEFLRCYMFFSPCLKKIENKKLTLKIKEEIKRIEYNEYVEKDDDLFFLFNDIRKNLYKIIFYFKQSMNLCS; via the exons atgAAAACTAAACAACTCCATTTGTATCATTTAAGAAAAAACCTTAATTtgaataagaatataaaacCCCTaaa gTATAAGgtacatttaatatttttaaatctaTATCCTCATTTAAGATATTATGGATATTgtgttatttatttcttaaaattGTCAAAATGTAATGAAAAGAAGATAAGTGTTTATTTACATGGAGAATACTTACGTGtattaaaatgtttttatatatgtccATGTAATATAGAAAGAAGAATAAGGAAGGAGGATATATATAAGAGGaatgaatatattgatatttatttaaaacatttttcaTTAAGTGGTCTATATAAATTGGTTATATGGTTTTGttttgaaaatatagaaaaaagtATTGAAGGTATATATGTTTCTCATTTGTCTAAAGAAGGGAATAGAGAAGAAccaagaaataaaataagaaataataatttatttttaagttCTTTAGATAGTGTaagaaagaattatatacaaaatatactTGAAAGAAggaataaattttattttgagTTTGAGAATGATAAGAATATTAGAAaatttcattttaaaaatatatgttttgaagatgaaaagaattataattatatatcaaCATTTTgtgaattttattatttagcAAATATATTTCCATGTTTGCAAGATAATAATCATAaggtatatttttctttaagtGTATCATTTCAAATAAAACTTATAGATTCAtgttctttttataataataagattAAATTAgataacaatatattttgtgagcaattatataattatatgaacataGAAGAACAATATGTTAAGACAAGAAAGAAGGGAAGTAACAAATgggttttatataataaatatcaagaaaaaaaaaaaaaaaatttaataaataaaaaatatttatattcaaattatgatagatataatattttacgtCCTTCTCTTTCAGTTGTAAGTAatagtaaaataaaaaatgtatatattaataaaagaatagTTTATTTTGAATCTTTTCGTAGGAATaagaaatttttaataaagaaattattatttcattgtAGTAATAAATGGAAACatggaaaatataataatccgAGGTTAATTGAAAGAAAGTGTGGGTATAAATTAAGGAACCATTTtattagaaataataataaaataataaaaaaaaaagaaaagaaaaatagaatgattacaaataaatatattttgaataataatcataataaatgttatagtaaaaaaaggaataaaaaatttttgacGTATAAGTTTTATAATACGAATAAAATTTTACATTACAGTTTTTGTCTATTCGTTGGTATTTATAacagaatatattttaagttGAATGGTatagatatttatatatattttgaaaaaggaaataataattttgagaAGATTAGAAaatcatatgaatattttttagatttattaatatatatattacatatgtatatgaagaataatatttttaaaagggagataaagaaaaatggaTTTTTACAATTAATGATagtaaaaagatataaatatgcaGGAGAAGAGAATGCAAATTGTCTGACTTTTTTGGAAcgatttattttaataaataagaagaatagattatatgaaatatataaatgtataagaATATTGGTGCAtgaaatatttcatataatatggGGTAacagtatatatataaaaaaaacagaaaattTATGGATAAAGGAGGGTTTAGCAAGGATGATAGAATATAAGTTGAGTTATATGATATTGAAAAGGCAAATAAGGAagctcaaaaaaaaaaataaaataaataacaataataataataatattaacaatattaataatagttGTAGTATTAATTATCTTGTTTGTACTAATTATCGTTGTTATAATAGTAATTATCGATGTTATATTActaattattattgttgtaaTAATTATGGTTCTTGTAATGattatttttgttgttgTAATCATGTTGATTGTTATCCTTGCTCTATCAGACgtgatatgtatataataatcctttggaatatattaaattcatttttttatattcatattatagatacgttaaatacatataatcaCTCAATACATATCGGTTACAAAATATGTGATAAGAAGGAGATAAGGATCAAAAAACAggcaaaaaaatataaccataaatgtgataaaaaatataaatcatatagaAATAAGGACCTCAAATCTGTGTTGAATGTAAAAGAATGTATTAATCGAATGGCATATACAAAAACgatgaattatttttataataacattacatataataaaggaatgaacatatttaaaatgatatatatattatgttatcctttctataatataattatggaTTTGTTATTCTTTAcgttttataattattccataacatttaaaaaaatattaatatttattcaatttttcttttactttTTTGATCTTAAGCCATGGTTTCTGTTATCGTCTGATAAATATTGGATGAAGAGAAATAATATGAGAAAAGTACGAGTGGTTGTTATAAGGagcaaatatataaaatgtatatcaagatattttaaaaagagaaaaaaaaatatatattttagtggagataataaaaatattttatcatataggAGTTGTATTAAATgggaatatttaaaaaataaaaaaaaaaattataataatataaaacataaatatgatctttcattttataaaaatgaatattttgaaaattgTTGGTCCAACTTTTTAAAAGCGTCATTCAAAAGGTATTTCCTAcagttttataaaataatatgtactATGAAAAATgcagaatataaaaagaaaaacaaacaaaaaaaaaacaatcaagaaaaaaaaatatatcaaaaatgtAGATACCTTACAAATAAGGTTACacctttatataataagacaTCCTTCTTGTGTTCATTATTTTATGCAAgatgtaatataaaaaaagcgTTGTTAAAATCTTTTTatgaaagaaatatttttgatgTCATATTAcgaaattatattaatgttGTAGGTCCtccaaaaatattttttaaatatttgaaagaagagaaaaaattattaattatgcagagacatttttattatgacaACAATGAGGGAAGGTTTATAGAGACGCCtattctttttcatatacCTCTTATATTTAcgtttaataataaaaagtataaaatattattaaataagaaGTATATGTTAATAGATTGTGTAAATCTACAAAATAAAACAGGGAAGAAAATAGCAAAGTGCAggataaattttaatttattcaacaagaaaataaaaaatgtgagAAGGAAAAGgccttttttaaaaatacaaaagagTGATGAATTCAGGACAAGAGAAAAGAACCAGAATAGTATATTTTTGAGATATAAAGACGGTggttatttttcatttcattttgatgatatgtatacatttcgttttttaataaatggaATGGAAGGCAATacgtataatatatatgatattcaTTATGtgtttatgaatataattttgcaatatttaaaaagtataaaaacGTTAAAAGAAGCAAAGAGGTTGAATTCTTTAATATTGAGGCAGATTTTAGAg gtgATAAGTGTTTTGTGGAAAAATTCGAACTATATGAGTAGATCCATAGGAACAGCCAAAATTCTTTTTATGGAATTTTTAAGATGCTACATGTTTTTTAGCCcgtgtttaaaaaaaatagaaaataaaaaattgacGTTGAagataaaagaagaaataaagagAATTGAGTACAATGAATATGTTGAAAAGGATGATgacttgttttttttatttaatgatataagaaaaaatttatataaaataatattctatTTTAAACAGTCCATGAATTTGTgttcataa